From Montipora foliosa isolate CH-2021 chromosome 6, ASM3666993v2, whole genome shotgun sequence, a single genomic window includes:
- the LOC138005648 gene encoding histamine H2 receptor-like, protein MRTWIWIINWCLSILTITGNGVIIFLVFSKRQLRTKTNAFLVSLAVADFLIGTTTVPLFYFCEISKSCKGNVIWQRVVILTRFSLCYASMMNLCSVVLDRFIAVVIPFAYLSFMTRRRVVCIISLAWVIAIGQLIFPMAGLVFSKPIFIRIHSIIIATFYEFLPCVMLVFCVGSMVRVVFNHKRAANTLAKQLRFNHEVFLKSQDSSTVKITAIIVGFTLVCYSILMRCSILVYSSKKCEDDDYKIPILISNSALNPLAYAFLKRDIKRAFKELTKSAF, encoded by the coding sequence ATGAGAACCTGGATCTGGATCATTAACTGGTGTCTTAGCATTCTGACAATAACTGGAAATGGAGTAATTATCTTTCTCGTGTTCAGCAAACGACAGCTTCGCACCAAAACCAATGCATTTCTCGTCTCACTTGCAGTGGCAGATTTTTTGATTGGGACGACCACTGTTCCCTTGTTctatttttgtgagatttcaaAAAGCTGTAAAGGCAACGTTATTTGGCAGCGCGTAGTAATCTTGACAAGATTCTCACTCTGTTACGCTTCCATGATGAACCTGTGCAGCGTAGTGCTGGATCGTTTTATCGCGGTTGTCATTCCTTTTGCATACTTGAGTTTTATGACTCGTCGTCGTGTCGTCTGCATTATTTCTTTGGCTTGGGTCATTGCAATTGGACAATTGATTTTCCCAATGGCTGGGCTCGTTTTTTCCAAACCTATCTTTATAAGAATTCATTCGATTATTATTGCCACTTTCTACGAGTTTCTTCCTTGTGTTATGCTGGTATTCTGCGTTGGATCAATGGTGCGAGTTGTATTTAACCATAAAAGAGCCGCAAATACTTTAGCAAAACAGTTACGTTTCAACcacgaagtttttttaaaaagtcagGACAGCAGTACAGTGAAAATAACAGCAATCATTGTGGGCTTTACCCTCGTGTGTTACAGCATTTTAATGCGCTGCTCTATATTGGTCTATTCCTCTAAAAAGTGCGAGGATGATGATTACAAAATACCGATATTAATTTCAAATTCAGCTTTGAACCCTTTAGCCTACGCTTTTTTGAAAAGGGACATAAAGAGAGCGTTTAAAGAACTTACAAAATCCGCTTTCTAA
- the LOC138005650 gene encoding histamine H2 receptor-like — protein sequence MRTWIWIINWCLSIVTITGNGVIIFLVFSKRQLCTKTNAFLVSLAVADFLIGTTTVPFFYFCEISKSCKGNVIWQRCEDDDYKIPILISNSALNPLAYAFLKRDIKRAFKELTKSAF from the exons ATGAGAACCTGGATCTGGATCATTAACTGGTGTCTTAGCATTGTGACAATAACTGGAAATGGAGTAATTATCTTTCTCGTGTTCAGCAAACGACAGCTTTGCACCAAAACCAATGCATTTCTCGTCTCACTTGCAGTGGCAGATTTTTTGATTGGGACGACCACTGTTCCCTTCTTctatttttgtgagatttcaaAAAGCTGTAAAGGCAATGTTATTTGGCAGCGC TGCGAGGATGATGATTACAAAATACCGATATTAATTTCAAATTCAGCTTTGAACCCTTTAGCCTACGCTTTTTTGAAAAGGGACATAAAGAGAGCGTTTAAAGAACTTACAAAGTCCGCTTTCTAA